Proteins co-encoded in one Chloroflexota bacterium genomic window:
- a CDS encoding DCC1-like thiol-disulfide oxidoreductase family protein: protein MREWVRVRGRPVVLYDGRCAFCRVCARVLRCLDRGDRLDLLDFNRPEAEALLAPLPAAERRTALHIADTEGSVHSAGPALRRALAEAIGPGAERVLTNAAVAPVVDAAYRVVAARRHHLGWTERFTRRHDAGN from the coding sequence ATGCGGGAGTGGGTCAGGGTGAGGGGGCGGCCGGTAGTCCTCTATGACGGCCGGTGCGCCTTCTGCCGCGTCTGCGCCAGAGTCCTGCGATGCCTCGACCGAGGCGACCGCCTTGACCTGTTGGACTTCAACCGTCCGGAAGCCGAAGCCCTCCTGGCACCGCTCCCGGCAGCGGAACGCCGCACCGCTCTCCACATCGCGGACACTGAGGGCTCGGTCCACTCCGCCGGCCCGGCGCTGCGCCGGGCGCTGGCCGAAGCCATCGGTCCAGGTGCGGAGCGGGTGCTCACCAACGCGGCGGTCGCGCCGGTGGTCGACGCCGCCTATCGCGTCGTTGCCGCACGGCGCCACCACCTCGGGTGGACCGAGCGGTTCACGCGCCGGCACGATGCGGGCAATTGA
- a CDS encoding NAD(P)-dependent oxidoreductase yields the protein MSNRLKVMITGATGVIGRTLMEDLDGVFTLTGTSRQPQDDPRFRVLDFDDIDAVAEAFAGQDAVVHMHAKSNHDTDELEPYLQPNVVGVYNAYEAARRAGVKRFVFASSNHATGWYELVGERCDAESTPRPDGMYGVAKVWGEAVGRYYSDRFGMEVVCLRIGSYKYRLKPPEWDSGARILSTWLSDRDLVNLVRRSVEAPGIRWGIYYGISANARAYWDITNAVTELGFRPQDNAEEFADEVLAKGGEYDLWGYTTEGMV from the coding sequence TTGAGTAATCGACTGAAGGTGATGATCACCGGCGCCACCGGCGTGATCGGGCGCACGCTGATGGAGGACCTGGACGGCGTTTTCACGCTCACCGGCACCTCGCGCCAGCCGCAGGACGATCCGCGGTTTCGGGTGCTGGACTTCGACGACATCGACGCGGTGGCCGAGGCGTTTGCCGGGCAGGACGCGGTGGTCCACATGCACGCCAAGTCGAACCACGACACGGACGAGCTGGAGCCGTATCTGCAGCCAAACGTCGTCGGCGTCTACAACGCCTACGAAGCGGCGCGGCGGGCCGGCGTGAAGCGCTTCGTGTTCGCCAGCTCGAACCACGCCACCGGCTGGTACGAACTCGTGGGCGAGCGTTGCGACGCAGAGTCCACGCCGCGTCCGGACGGCATGTACGGCGTCGCCAAGGTCTGGGGCGAGGCGGTGGGCCGCTACTACTCGGACCGCTTCGGGATGGAGGTCGTCTGCCTGCGCATCGGCAGCTATAAGTACCGCCTGAAGCCGCCGGAGTGGGACTCCGGTGCGCGCATCCTCTCCACCTGGCTGAGCGACCGCGACCTGGTCAACCTGGTGCGCCGCTCGGTGGAGGCGCCGGGCATTCGCTGGGGCATCTACTATGGGATTTCGGCCAACGCGCGCGCCTACTGGGACATCACCAATGCCGTCACCGAGCTGGGTTTCCGCCCCCAGGACAACGCGGAGGAATTCGCGGACGAGGTGCTGGCGAAGGGCGGCGAGTACGACCTCTGGGGCTACACGACCGAGGGGATGGTCTAA
- a CDS encoding aldo/keto reductase, producing the protein MTESTTATLPARPFGRHSDRVSIIALGGGHISRPGVTDQEAERMIRTALDNGVTFFDTSWDYAEGLSERRYGRVLPDHRDDIFLMSKVCDRTRDGALEQLDESLRRLRTDYLDLWQFHEINYDNDPEWIFEPGGAVEAAEIAKAQGKVRYVGFTGHKSPHIFKSMLAADYEWDSCQMPVSVFDHQYRSFIAEILPELNRRGIACIGMKSLGGNGQFITEGGLTAQELRRYALSQPITSLACGAVTHADVLQDLEIARTFTPMTEDEQQALRDRVRRQATDGRHEWFKTSTYFDSPYHADAHGFGSHLRIPRLP; encoded by the coding sequence ATGACCGAAAGCACGACGGCGACGCTGCCGGCGCGGCCCTTTGGGCGTCATTCGGACCGGGTGTCGATCATCGCCCTCGGCGGCGGTCACATCTCGCGACCAGGGGTAACCGACCAGGAAGCCGAGCGCATGATCCGCACGGCGCTCGACAACGGCGTTACCTTCTTCGACACGTCCTGGGACTATGCCGAGGGCCTCAGCGAGCGCCGCTACGGCCGGGTCCTGCCCGACCATCGCGACGACATCTTCCTCATGTCGAAGGTCTGCGACCGGACTCGCGATGGCGCCCTGGAGCAGCTCGACGAGAGCCTGCGCCGCCTGCGCACCGACTATCTCGACCTCTGGCAGTTCCACGAGATCAACTACGACAACGACCCCGAGTGGATCTTCGAGCCCGGCGGCGCCGTCGAGGCCGCCGAGATCGCCAAGGCCCAGGGCAAGGTGCGCTACGTCGGCTTCACGGGGCACAAGAGTCCGCACATCTTCAAGAGCATGCTGGCCGCCGACTACGAGTGGGACTCCTGCCAGATGCCGGTGAGCGTCTTCGACCACCAGTACCGCAGCTTCATTGCCGAGATTCTTCCCGAGCTGAACCGCCGCGGCATCGCCTGCATCGGGATGAAGTCGCTAGGCGGTAATGGGCAGTTCATCACCGAAGGCGGGCTGACGGCGCAGGAGCTGCGGCGCTACGCGCTGTCGCAGCCGATCACATCCCTGGCCTGCGGCGCGGTCACCCACGCCGATGTCTTGCAGGACCTCGAAATCGCCCGCACGTTCACGCCGATGACGGAGGACGAGCAGCAGGCGCTGCGCGATCGGGTGCGGCGCCAGGCCACCGACGGCCGCCACGAGTGGTTCAAGACCTCGACCTACTTCGACTCGCCCTATCACGCGGATGCCCACGGGTTCGGCAGCCACCTGAGGATTCCCCGCTTGCCGTGA
- a CDS encoding cyclic-di-AMP receptor, which yields MTDEIDRLVCAVVHNDDANRVNQALVDEGYGVTRITAQGGFLRRGNAVFVIGVAQSAVDAVIDVLKRSAHQAAGADAGGSAYGIVFVVRAGQFARL from the coding sequence ATGACTGACGAGATCGACCGGCTGGTATGCGCGGTGGTGCACAACGACGACGCCAACCGCGTAAATCAGGCACTGGTCGACGAGGGCTACGGCGTCACCCGCATCACGGCGCAGGGCGGATTCCTGCGCCGGGGAAACGCAGTCTTCGTCATCGGCGTGGCCCAGTCGGCGGTCGACGCCGTCATCGACGTGCTGAAACGGAGTGCACACCAGGCAGCCGGTGCGGACGCCGGCGGCTCGGCCTACGGCATCGTATTCGTGGTGCGGGCCGGCCAGTTCGCGAGGCTCTGA